Proteins found in one Pectobacterium atrosepticum genomic segment:
- a CDS encoding heme lyase CcmF/NrfE family subunit: MMPEVGNYLLCLALGVALLLSVYPLWGASRQDERLMALARPLAWALFACILASFLVLVHALVINDFTVLYVANNSNRALPVWYRVAAAWGAHEGSLLLWVLLMSGWTFAVAVFSRGMSLDAVARVLAVMGMINVGFLLFIILTSNPFTRTLPDYPIDGRDLNPLLQDVGLIFHPPLLYMGYVGFSVAFAFAVASLLAERLDSAWARWSRPWTQAAWSFLTLGIVLGSGWAYYELGWGGWWFWDPVENASLMPWLVGTALLHSLSVTEKRGSFKAWTVLLAIGAFSLCLLGTFLVRSGVLVSVHAFASDPARGMFILAFLVIVIGGSLLLFAIKGNRVRARVTNSLWSRETFLLGNNLILMAATLVVLLGTLLPLVHKQLGLGSISIGAPFFNTMFTLLMSPFALLLGVGPLVRWRRDEPQKLRKLLLVALAVTAALSLLLPWLLQDSLVAMTVVGLSMALWVFFLTVYDLHANSTRRHGLLRGLTTLSLSQWGMVCGHIGLAVTVVGIAFSQNYSVERDVRMRAGDSIQIHDYRFTFQGVQNVVGPNWHSGKGTIEVTRNGKPEAILKAEKRFYNTSGAVMTEAAIDAGVTRDLYAALGEQLDDDSWAVRLYYKPFIRWIWYGGGLMALGGILCMFDPRYRLRRAVRETSA; encoded by the coding sequence ATGATGCCTGAAGTGGGCAATTATCTGCTCTGTCTGGCGCTGGGCGTCGCGCTGTTGCTCAGCGTGTATCCGCTGTGGGGGGCATCACGTCAGGATGAACGCCTAATGGCGCTGGCGCGTCCACTTGCCTGGGCGCTGTTTGCATGCATTTTGGCTTCCTTCCTCGTGCTGGTGCATGCGCTGGTGATCAATGATTTCACCGTCCTCTATGTAGCAAACAACTCGAATCGTGCGCTGCCAGTGTGGTATCGCGTGGCGGCGGCATGGGGCGCACATGAAGGATCGCTGCTGCTCTGGGTTCTGCTGATGAGCGGTTGGACCTTTGCCGTGGCGGTCTTCAGCCGAGGGATGTCGCTGGATGCGGTCGCCCGGGTATTAGCCGTCATGGGAATGATTAATGTCGGCTTCTTATTGTTCATTATTCTGACGTCGAATCCCTTTACGCGCACGCTGCCGGACTACCCAATTGACGGGCGCGATCTCAATCCGCTGCTGCAGGATGTCGGGTTAATCTTCCACCCTCCGCTGCTTTACATGGGTTATGTCGGGTTTTCCGTGGCGTTTGCGTTTGCGGTTGCCTCGCTGCTGGCTGAACGGCTGGACAGCGCGTGGGCACGTTGGTCTCGACCGTGGACGCAGGCGGCCTGGTCGTTCCTGACGTTGGGTATCGTGCTCGGCTCTGGTTGGGCGTATTACGAACTCGGCTGGGGCGGTTGGTGGTTCTGGGATCCGGTAGAAAATGCCTCACTGATGCCGTGGCTGGTGGGCACGGCGCTGCTGCATTCGCTGTCGGTCACCGAAAAACGCGGCAGCTTTAAAGCCTGGACGGTGTTGTTGGCTATCGGCGCGTTCTCGCTCTGCCTGTTGGGTACCTTTCTGGTGCGTTCTGGCGTACTGGTGTCGGTGCATGCATTTGCCTCCGATCCGGCGCGTGGGATGTTTATTCTCGCATTTCTGGTCATTGTCATCGGCGGTTCATTGCTGCTGTTCGCCATCAAAGGCAACAGAGTACGGGCACGGGTGACGAATTCGCTCTGGTCGCGTGAGACGTTCCTGCTCGGCAATAACCTGATCCTGATGGCGGCCACGCTCGTGGTGCTGCTGGGAACGCTGCTGCCGTTGGTGCATAAGCAATTGGGTTTGGGCAGCATTTCCATTGGCGCACCGTTCTTCAACACCATGTTTACCCTGTTAATGTCGCCTTTTGCTCTGCTGTTGGGCGTGGGGCCACTGGTTCGTTGGCGGCGCGATGAGCCGCAAAAGCTGCGTAAGCTGCTGCTGGTTGCGCTGGCTGTGACCGCCGCGCTGTCGCTGCTGCTTCCGTGGTTGTTGCAGGACTCGCTGGTTGCCATGACGGTAGTCGGCTTGTCGATGGCGCTGTGGGTATTTTTCTTAACGGTGTACGACCTGCATGCCAATTCTACTCGACGTCATGGCCTGCTGCGCGGTTTGACCACACTCTCACTGAGCCAGTGGGGCATGGTGTGCGGTCATATTGGGCTGGCGGTGACGGTGGTGGGCATCGCCTTCAGTCAGAATTATAGCGTCGAGCGTGATGTGCGGATGCGGGCAGGCGACAGCATCCAGATCCATGATTATCGGTTTACGTTTCAAGGTGTGCAGAATGTTGTGGGGCCTAACTGGCACAGCGGTAAAGGGACGATTGAGGTCACGCGTAACGGCAAGCCGGAGGCGATCCTGAAAGCGGAAAAACGCTTCTATAACACCAGCGGCGCGGTCATGACGGAAGCTGCTATTGATGCGGGTGTGACGCGCGATCTCTATGCGGCCTTGGGCGAACAATTAGATGACGATAGCTGGGCGGTACGGCTGTATTACAAACCCTTTATTCGCTGGATTTGGTATGGCGGGGGGCTGATGGCGTTAGGTGGCATTCTGTGCATGTTTGACCCTCGCTATCGCCTGCGTCGGGCCGTTAGGGAGACATCAGCATGA
- the ccmE gene encoding cytochrome c maturation protein CcmE: MSAPRKTRLYAILAVVCGAVLTIALMLYALSSNIDLFYTPSEILYGKNETQEKPAIGQRLRVGGMVMPGSVRRDSQSLEVRFTVYDAKGSVDVTYNGMLPDLFREGQGVVAQGILDTDDHIAAKEVLARHDENYTPPEIKAAMEGQNGHAPAAGTEGKRL, translated from the coding sequence ATGAGTGCACCGCGTAAAACTCGCCTCTATGCCATTCTGGCCGTCGTCTGCGGCGCGGTACTGACGATAGCGCTGATGCTCTATGCGTTGAGCTCAAATATCGATCTCTTCTATACGCCCAGCGAAATTCTCTACGGCAAAAATGAAACGCAGGAAAAACCGGCGATCGGACAGCGTTTGCGCGTTGGCGGCATGGTGATGCCGGGCAGCGTACGCCGTGATAGCCAAAGTCTGGAGGTCCGTTTCACCGTTTATGACGCGAAGGGTTCAGTGGACGTGACTTACAACGGGATGCTACCGGACCTGTTCCGTGAAGGGCAAGGCGTTGTGGCGCAGGGCATTCTGGATACCGACGATCATATTGCGGCGAAAGAAGTGCTTGCCCGACATGACGAAAATTACACGCCACCGGAAATCAAAGCGGCGATGGAAGGGCAGAACGGCCATGCACCCGCGGCTGGCACAGAGGGTAAACGGTTATGA
- the ccmD gene encoding heme exporter protein CcmD → MNIAFTSWQDFFAMGGYALYVWLAVVLTLLPLSALIGHTLLGRRALLRDIRRQQARDQRKSTARQSETMGVVQ, encoded by the coding sequence ATGAATATCGCCTTCACGAGCTGGCAAGATTTCTTTGCGATGGGCGGCTATGCCTTGTACGTGTGGCTGGCCGTGGTGTTAACGCTGCTACCGCTGAGTGCGTTGATCGGGCATACCCTTTTGGGCCGTCGTGCATTGCTGCGGGATATCCGCCGCCAGCAGGCGCGTGATCAGCGTAAGAGCACGGCGCGTCAGTCGGAAACCATGGGGGTGGTGCAATGA
- a CDS encoding heme ABC transporter permease encodes MLKKNYQLTQPDRLYGLCGRLIPWIALISVALLIGGCLLGFGFAPVDSQQGQGYRIMYLHVPAAVWSMGVYAVMAIFALVGMIRQSKTAELAVAAMAPVGAVFTFIALTTGATWGKPMWGTWWVWDARLTSELVLLFLYVGIIALYNAFDDRRLAGRAAAILVLVGVVNLPIIHFSVEWWNTLHQGSTKMQKTIDPAMRLPLRIMMLGFMSLFVTLSLMRLRNLILVQQRRAPWVAALVNKGGVAR; translated from the coding sequence ATGTTGAAAAAAAACTATCAGCTTACGCAGCCGGATCGCCTTTATGGCCTTTGCGGCAGGCTTATCCCCTGGATTGCCCTGATCAGCGTCGCGTTGCTGATCGGCGGTTGCCTGTTAGGGTTCGGGTTTGCGCCTGTAGATTCTCAGCAAGGGCAAGGGTATCGCATCATGTATCTGCACGTGCCAGCTGCCGTATGGTCGATGGGTGTCTATGCCGTGATGGCGATTTTCGCGCTGGTCGGGATGATTCGGCAGTCAAAAACGGCGGAGCTTGCCGTGGCAGCGATGGCTCCCGTTGGTGCGGTGTTTACCTTTATTGCGCTGACCACTGGCGCTACCTGGGGCAAACCGATGTGGGGAACCTGGTGGGTTTGGGATGCACGCCTGACGTCGGAACTCGTCCTGTTATTTCTGTACGTCGGTATCATCGCGCTCTACAACGCATTTGACGATCGCCGCCTTGCCGGTCGTGCGGCGGCCATTTTGGTGCTGGTTGGCGTGGTGAATTTACCCATCATCCATTTCTCGGTCGAGTGGTGGAATACCCTGCATCAGGGATCGACAAAAATGCAGAAGACCATCGATCCCGCCATGCGCCTTCCGCTGCGAATCATGATGCTAGGGTTTATGAGTTTATTCGTGACGTTGTCACTCATGCGATTGCGTAATTTGATACTGGTGCAGCAGCGCCGTGCACCTTGGGTTGCTGCGCTGGTCAATAAAGGAGGAGTAGCACGATGA
- the ccmB gene encoding heme exporter protein CcmB: MRRLIARELRVALRNNAEILNPLWFFLIVIILFPLAIGPEPQLLMRVAPGVVWVAALLASLLAMDRLFRDDYQDGSLEQLTLLPLPLPLVVLAKVVVHWMVSGLPLLLLSPLAALLFGLDSHGWWVMALTLLLCTPTLSFLGAIGAGLTVGLRRSGVLLSLLVLPLTIPLLIFATAAVEAAMMQLPVGGYLAILGAFLVGSATLSPFATAAALRVSIQ; encoded by the coding sequence ATGCGGCGGTTGATTGCTCGAGAACTGCGCGTCGCGTTACGCAATAACGCTGAGATTCTTAACCCGCTGTGGTTCTTCCTCATCGTCATCATCTTATTTCCGTTGGCCATCGGGCCAGAACCGCAGCTGCTGATGCGCGTGGCGCCGGGTGTGGTGTGGGTCGCGGCATTGCTCGCGTCTCTGCTGGCGATGGATCGTCTTTTTCGCGATGACTATCAGGATGGTTCGCTAGAACAACTGACGCTGCTGCCTTTGCCGCTGCCGCTAGTGGTGCTGGCGAAAGTGGTGGTGCACTGGATGGTCAGTGGGCTGCCGCTGCTACTGCTTTCCCCGCTGGCGGCACTTCTGTTTGGGCTGGACAGCCACGGCTGGTGGGTGATGGCATTAACGCTGTTGCTCTGCACGCCAACACTGAGTTTTCTAGGCGCTATTGGCGCGGGATTAACGGTCGGGCTGCGCCGCAGCGGCGTGTTGTTAAGCCTGCTGGTACTGCCGCTGACCATACCGCTGCTGATTTTTGCGACGGCGGCGGTAGAGGCCGCGATGATGCAACTGCCAGTGGGTGGGTATCTGGCGATCCTCGGTGCTTTTTTGGTGGGTAGCGCCACCCTAAGCCCGTTTGCCACGGCGGCGGCGTTGCGGGTGAGCATACAATAA
- the ccmA gene encoding cytochrome c biogenesis heme-transporting ATPase CcmA codes for MLEARDVVCIRDEHVLFSALSFTASPGEMVQIAGANGVGKTSLLRMLSGLATPESGEICWQGQRINRIREHFNQQLLWLGHQPGIKSVLTGEENLRFFYPQQHQDAHWQALAAVGLAGYEDVPVARLSAGQQRRVALARLWLTDVPLWILDEPLTALDVAGVEMLTQRMEHHIAHGGIIILTTHQPLRPFAQSIRCIQLTPSEGTP; via the coding sequence ATGTTAGAAGCGCGCGATGTGGTTTGCATACGCGATGAGCATGTGCTGTTCAGCGCGTTGTCGTTTACCGCCAGCCCGGGAGAAATGGTGCAGATTGCCGGTGCTAACGGGGTAGGTAAAACATCGCTGCTGCGCATGTTAAGCGGTCTGGCGACGCCCGAGTCGGGGGAAATCTGCTGGCAGGGGCAGCGAATCAATCGTATCCGCGAGCATTTTAATCAGCAGCTTCTGTGGCTAGGCCATCAGCCGGGCATCAAGAGCGTCCTGACCGGTGAAGAAAATCTGCGCTTTTTCTATCCGCAACAGCATCAGGATGCACATTGGCAGGCGTTGGCTGCTGTCGGGTTGGCTGGATATGAAGACGTGCCTGTGGCGCGTCTTTCGGCGGGACAGCAGCGTCGCGTTGCGCTGGCGCGTTTGTGGCTCACCGATGTGCCGCTGTGGATTCTGGATGAACCGCTGACCGCGCTTGACGTGGCGGGCGTCGAAATGCTGACACAGCGTATGGAACACCATATTGCGCACGGCGGCATCATCATTTTAACCACTCATCAGCCGCTACGTCCGTTTGCTCAAAGTATCCGCTGTATCCAGCTCACACCAAGTGAGGGCACGCCATAA